One genomic segment of Candidatus Fukatsuia endosymbiont of Tuberolachnus salignus includes these proteins:
- the leuO gene encoding transcriptional regulator LeuO codes for MSEYNLVTANQVTRKESFDVHLRGVDLNLLTVFDAVMQMQNVTRAAQSLGMSQPAVSNAVARLKIMFDDELFVRYGRGIQPTSRARQLFGPVRQALQLVHNELPGAGFEPTNSERVFNLSICSPLDVRLTAQIVNRVRQAAPYVQLAIRSYLNDNIEHQLRYQETEFVISYTEFERPDFHQIPLFNDELVLAVSKNHPRIHDAISKEQLFLESHAVVSLDKKGSFSEPYYQSSESTQAIAYESTDMNSVLSIVSQTYFVAITPRWLLLSCGEALNLKLIELPWENTTRACHLTWHESTDRDKGHQWMKKLLGQFSLSA; via the coding sequence ATGTCTGAATATAACTTAGTAACAGCTAATCAAGTAACGCGAAAAGAATCATTTGACGTACATCTGAGAGGAGTTGACCTAAATTTGTTAACAGTGTTCGATGCTGTGATGCAAATGCAGAACGTAACGCGTGCGGCACAATCGTTAGGGATGTCACAACCTGCAGTAAGTAATGCGGTAGCGCGCTTAAAAATCATGTTTGATGATGAACTTTTTGTTCGTTATGGTCGCGGTATACAACCAACTTCACGGGCGCGTCAGCTTTTCGGCCCAGTGCGTCAAGCGTTACAATTGGTACACAACGAATTACCCGGTGCCGGTTTTGAACCCACAAACAGTGAGCGTGTATTTAATTTATCAATTTGTAGCCCTTTGGATGTTCGACTCACTGCTCAGATAGTGAACCGTGTGCGACAAGCCGCGCCTTACGTACAGTTGGCGATCAGATCCTATCTAAACGACAATATTGAACATCAATTACGTTACCAAGAAACTGAATTTGTTATTAGTTACACCGAGTTTGAACGTCCAGATTTTCATCAGATACCGCTATTTAATGATGAACTGGTTTTGGCCGTTTCAAAAAATCATCCGCGTATTCATGATGCTATCTCTAAGGAGCAGCTGTTTCTTGAATCTCATGCTGTTGTTTCACTGGATAAAAAAGGTTCATTTAGTGAACCTTATTATCAATCGAGTGAAAGTACGCAAGCGATCGCCTATGAAAGCACAGATATGAATAGTGTGCTCAGTATTGTATCACAAACTTATTTTGTAGCCATTACTCCTCGTTGGTTGCTGCTGTCATGTGGTGAAGCGCTTAATTTAAAACTCATTGAATTGCCTTGGGAAAATACTACCCGAGCTTGTCATCTTACTTGGCATGAATCAACTGACAGAGATAAAGGTCATCAGTGGATGAAAAAGCTATTGGGGCAATTTAGTTTATCGGCTTAA
- the sbcB gene encoding exodeoxyribonuclease I — MSNTLSKRTQQATFYVHDYETFGQNPALDRPAQFAGVRTDLDFNIIEDPLIIYCAPADDYLPQPEAVMITGITPQHALIQGVKEAEFSRQIHQAFSVAGTCILGYNNIRFDDEVSRNIFYRNFYDPYAYHWQNGNSRWDLLDVVRACYALRPEGINWPKNNEGLPSFKLEHLTKENGIEHLNAHDAMSDVYATIAIAKLVKQKQPRLFDYLYQYRNKHKISELIDIVEMTPLVHVSGMFGALKSNTSVVAPLAWHPENKNQVITCDLTADISPLLNLDSDTLRQRLYTRHDQLSAEQTAIPLKLVHINKCPVLAKMNTLLEENRERLNIDCQTCLKNRQLLLQNPQVREKIVTLFAQQQPFPVIDDVDAKLYDGFFNDADRTTMKIIQQTLPQNLPALDLHFQDPRLATLFFRFRARNYPSTLDDGEQQCWLHHRKAVLNPERINKYVLQLELFYNQYQDDKEKLALLKALFAYTRQLAE, encoded by the coding sequence ATGTCAAATACCCTGTCAAAAAGAACCCAACAAGCGACATTTTACGTGCATGATTATGAAACCTTTGGTCAAAATCCAGCGTTGGATCGGCCAGCACAATTCGCAGGGGTACGCACTGATCTGGATTTCAATATTATTGAGGACCCATTGATTATTTATTGTGCACCGGCTGATGATTATCTTCCTCAACCTGAAGCGGTAATGATAACCGGCATTACTCCACAACATGCCCTGATTCAGGGTGTTAAAGAAGCCGAGTTTTCCCGCCAGATCCATCAAGCTTTTAGCGTTGCCGGTACCTGTATTCTCGGTTATAACAATATTCGATTCGACGATGAAGTCAGTCGTAATATTTTTTACCGCAATTTCTATGATCCGTACGCCTATCATTGGCAAAACGGTAATTCACGCTGGGATCTGCTCGATGTTGTCCGTGCTTGCTACGCTCTACGACCAGAAGGTATTAACTGGCCAAAAAATAACGAGGGATTACCCAGTTTTAAACTGGAACATTTGACCAAAGAAAATGGTATCGAACATCTAAACGCACATGATGCCATGTCGGATGTCTATGCCACCATCGCTATCGCTAAACTGGTAAAGCAAAAACAACCCCGTTTATTCGACTATCTTTACCAATATCGCAATAAACACAAAATCAGTGAACTGATCGATATCGTGGAGATGACACCTTTGGTACACGTCTCTGGTATGTTTGGTGCATTGAAAAGTAATACTAGTGTGGTCGCACCACTCGCTTGGCACCCTGAGAATAAAAACCAAGTAATTACCTGTGATTTGACCGCTGATATCTCGCCATTATTGAATTTGGATAGCGATACCTTGCGCCAACGCCTTTATACCCGCCACGATCAACTCAGCGCAGAGCAAACGGCAATACCACTCAAATTAGTGCATATTAACAAGTGTCCGGTACTGGCAAAAATGAATACTTTGCTAGAAGAAAATCGTGAACGACTGAATATCGATTGCCAAACTTGTTTAAAAAATAGACAGTTATTATTACAGAACCCTCAAGTAAGGGAAAAAATAGTAACACTGTTTGCACAACAACAACCTTTTCCTGTGATCGACGATGTCGATGCCAAGTTGTACGATGGATTTTTCAACGATGCGGATCGAACAACGATGAAAATCATCCAACAAACCTTGCCACAAAATTTGCCTGCATTGGATCTGCACTTTCAAGATCCAAGATTAGCGACGTTATTTTTCCGGTTCCGTGCCAGAAATTATCCCAGTACGTTGGATGACGGTGAACAACAGTGCTGGCTACATCATCGGAAAGCCGTTCTCAACCCAGAACGTATCAACAAATATGTGCTACAACTGGAGCTATTTTATAATCAATATCAAGATGACAAAGAAAAGTTGGCCTTGCTGAAAGCCTTATTTGCGTATACCCGTCAGTTAGCGGAATGA
- the barA gene encoding two-component sensor histidine kinase BarA, translating into MTKYSLRTRMMVLILAPTLLLGLLLSTSFMINRYNDLENQVVSAGTGIIEPLAVASEYGMTFRNRDAMRQLINLLHRRHSDIVRSIAVFDADNKLFVTSNYNYNSSQLRLKLPVFHSLILTKRGNSLLLQMPIVSESYLSRDHLPPNDPRANMAPHSLGYIAIDLDLQAAHSQQFKEVLIAVLLLLFCLGVAMLFAYRLMLDVTEPIRNMVNTVDHIRRGQLDSRVAGSMLGELDMLKNGINSMAMSLAAYHEEMQQNVDQATSDLLETLEQMEIQNVELELAKKRAQEAARIKSEFLANISHELRTPLNGVIGFTRQTLKTSLTPTQIDYLQTIQRSANNLLAIINDVLDFSKLEAGKLILEQIPFLLRTTLDEVIILLAHTAHEKGLELILHVNNDVPNHLVGDSMRLQQIITNLLGNAIKFTEKGNISIWVKVSSQTEGNVRLTIEIHDTGIGISEAQYPRLFQAFGQADASISRRHGGTDLGLTITERLVQEMDGNINFSSQLNHGSIFKFDITLAVNENMSHQPISMKSLVGKHLAYIESNPLAAQATLHILDNTPLHLTHSLNLEQLPKQHYDFLLVGVSLNTVDHQDKLITALGLADQVILALPSQSQVDAEQLKQMGAKACMIKPISANRLFPLLLSENSICYLTQQKEQPIRQRLPFRVMAVDDNPANLKLIGTLLEEQVTETILCESGSKALAIAEKMALDIILMDIQMPGMDGIRASELIHKIPQHQNTPIIAVTAHAVSGQREHFLKMGMVDYLAKPIDEAQLTLALSGYHLSHYPSFHRDCGQALPGYDQVDSQETTEQTTIQLHTESTLKSLDWSLAVQHAANKEDLAHDLLRMLLELLPQVTLCVQAIVDDEKTPMISDEDFLSLIHKLHGSCAYCGVPRLKQICFTIEQQLRRQLDLQSLQPEWLELLDEIDNVTQAARLHL; encoded by the coding sequence ATGACAAAATACAGCCTCCGTACGCGTATGATGGTCTTAATCTTGGCACCTACACTTTTGCTTGGGTTGTTGCTGAGTACTTCCTTTATGATAAATCGTTATAACGACCTGGAAAATCAGGTTGTGAGTGCCGGTACCGGTATTATTGAGCCGTTAGCTGTTGCCAGTGAATATGGGATGACTTTTCGTAATCGGGATGCCATGAGGCAGCTAATTAATTTACTGCATCGTCGACATTCGGATATTGTGCGCTCAATTGCCGTATTTGATGCAGATAATAAGCTTTTTGTCACCTCTAATTATAATTACAATTCTTCACAGCTTCGTTTGAAGCTGCCGGTATTTCACTCATTGATATTGACCAAGCGGGGTAATTCGTTACTTCTGCAAATGCCGATCGTCTCTGAATCCTATTTATCGCGTGATCATTTGCCGCCAAATGATCCGCGAGCCAATATGGCACCTCACTCATTAGGTTATATTGCCATCGATTTGGATCTGCAAGCCGCCCATTCGCAACAATTCAAAGAAGTCTTGATCGCCGTATTATTACTGTTGTTTTGCCTCGGTGTCGCCATGTTATTTGCTTATCGTTTAATGCTCGATGTTACCGAACCTATTCGCAATATGGTGAATACCGTGGATCATATTCGTCGTGGTCAGCTAGACAGCCGTGTAGCGGGCAGTATGCTCGGTGAGTTGGATATGCTAAAAAATGGCATTAATTCAATGGCCATGTCGTTGGCGGCTTATCATGAAGAAATGCAGCAGAATGTTGATCAGGCCACCTCAGATTTACTTGAAACGCTTGAGCAAATGGAAATTCAGAATGTTGAACTGGAATTAGCGAAAAAACGTGCGCAAGAGGCGGCGCGTATTAAATCTGAGTTTCTCGCTAATATATCTCACGAGTTACGCACACCACTGAATGGCGTGATCGGTTTTACTCGTCAGACACTAAAAACATCATTGACACCGACCCAAATCGACTATTTGCAGACCATTCAGCGGTCAGCCAACAATTTGTTGGCTATTATCAATGATGTACTAGACTTTTCAAAGTTGGAAGCAGGAAAATTAATATTGGAACAGATCCCCTTTCTGTTACGAACAACCCTGGATGAAGTGATTATTTTATTGGCGCATACTGCGCATGAAAAAGGTTTGGAACTCATTCTTCATGTCAATAATGATGTGCCAAATCATTTGGTCGGCGATTCCATGCGTTTACAACAGATCATCACCAATCTGTTGGGAAACGCCATTAAGTTTACTGAAAAAGGAAATATTTCTATCTGGGTTAAGGTATCGAGCCAGACCGAAGGTAATGTTAGATTAACGATAGAAATTCACGATACTGGAATTGGAATTTCTGAGGCACAATATCCTCGTTTATTTCAAGCATTTGGTCAGGCTGATGCCAGTATTTCACGTCGTCACGGTGGTACTGACCTGGGTTTAACTATCACAGAAAGATTGGTACAAGAGATGGACGGTAACATCAATTTTTCCAGCCAATTAAATCATGGTTCGATATTTAAATTTGACATTACTTTAGCAGTGAATGAAAACATGAGCCATCAACCTATTTCAATGAAATCACTGGTAGGTAAACACTTAGCATATATCGAAAGTAACCCGCTTGCAGCGCAGGCCACGTTGCATATTCTAGATAATACGCCATTACATCTCACTCATAGCTTAAATCTGGAGCAACTGCCCAAGCAACATTATGATTTTCTGCTGGTTGGTGTGTCGCTTAATACGGTAGATCATCAGGATAAATTAATCACCGCGCTAGGACTCGCCGATCAGGTGATCCTGGCATTACCCAGTCAATCACAGGTTGATGCAGAACAGCTCAAACAAATGGGCGCAAAAGCCTGCATGATTAAGCCGATATCTGCCAACCGATTATTTCCCTTACTGTTATCGGAAAATTCAATTTGTTATTTGACTCAGCAAAAAGAGCAACCTATCCGGCAGCGTTTACCTTTTCGTGTGATGGCGGTAGACGATAACCCCGCCAATTTGAAACTGATTGGCACTTTGCTGGAAGAACAGGTAACAGAAACTATTTTATGTGAAAGTGGCAGTAAAGCGTTGGCGATTGCCGAAAAGATGGCACTGGATATTATCTTAATGGATATTCAGATGCCGGGGATGGATGGTATCCGTGCCAGTGAATTAATTCATAAGATACCCCAACATCAGAATACACCTATTATTGCAGTGACTGCTCATGCAGTCAGTGGTCAACGGGAACATTTTTTAAAAATGGGTATGGTTGATTATCTCGCCAAACCTATTGACGAAGCACAGCTAACGTTGGCACTTTCTGGTTATCATTTGTCGCATTATCCCTCCTTTCACCGTGATTGTGGTCAGGCCCTTCCTGGCTATGATCAGGTTGATAGCCAGGAGACAACAGAGCAAACAACGATTCAGCTGCACACAGAATCGACACTGAAATCATTAGATTGGTCGCTTGCGGTGCAGCACGCGGCGAACAAAGAGGATTTAGCTCATGACTTACTGCGTATGCTGCTGGAATTACTGCCGCAAGTGACCCTGTGTGTACAAGCTATTGTTGATGATGAAAAAACTCCAATGATCAGTGATGAAGATTTTTTATCTTTAATCCACAAACTGCATGGCAGTTGTGCATATTGCGGTGTACCTCGTTTGAAACAAATTTGTTTCACTATAGAACAACAATTACGCCGACAGCTAGATTTACAAAGCTTACAACCGGAATGGTTGGAATTATTAGATGAGATTGATAATGTCACTCAAGCGGCACGACTGCATTTATAA